The DNA window TGATTCAGCTCGGCGCAATTCTCGCGATTCTCGCGCTTTATTTTGTCAAATTGTGGAACGTCGCGCTCGGCATGTTCACCAATTCCGATGACAGGCGCTTCGTCATCGGGGTTCTTGTGGCGTTTTTGCCCGCCGCCGTGATCGGCGCCGCCCTCGGCGGCTTCATCAAGAGCTATCTGTTCAACCCGTGGGTCGTGTGCTTCTCGCTGATCGTCGGCGGCGCAGTTCTGCTGTGGGTCGATCAGCTCGATCACGATCCGCATGAACACGACGCGACCAAATTTCCGCTGCCGATGTATCTGACGATCGGATTCGCACAGTGTCTTGCGATGATCCCCGGGGTGTCGCGCTCCGGCGCAAGTATCGTGGCGGCGATGCTGTTAGGGGCCGACAAGCGCGCGGCGGCGGAGTTTTCATTCTTTCTGGCGATCCCGACCATGGTCGGTGCATTCGCCTATGATTTTTACAAGAACCGCGCCGACATGAACACCGAGCATTTGGGCATCGTCGCGATCGGATTCGTGGTCTCGTTCATTACCGCGCTCATCGTCGTGAAGACGTTTTTGAACTATGTCACGCGCAACGGCTTCACGCTGTTTGCGTGGTGGCGCGTCGTTGTCGGCACGCTCGGCCTGATCGCGCTGGCGATGGGAAAGTAAATTTCTCGCTGGGACGAGGGGCGGAGGCGTTAAGCGCTCTTCTTCTGGAATTGCCCGGCGGCGCGGAAGCGCCAGAGATATTGTGGCGCGATCGCTTCCAGCGAATCCGGCGTGATGCCGAGCCCTTCAAGCGTTAGTCCGGCGGCTTTCGCGGCGTCCGACACCACATTGTCCGATCGCAGCAGTATCACCTGATCCGGCGTCAGTTTCAGCGCGCCGGGCGCGAATTGCAGGAACATCGCCTGGAGTTTCGCGAGCTCGAACGGCAGCGACACCAGCATCCGGTGGCGCTCCGCAGTCGCGAGGATGATCTCCATGATCTCGCGCATCGTCAGCACTTCCGGGCCGCCGAGCTCGTAGGTCGCGCCAGCCTTGGTCTTGCCGTCGACGGCATCGGCGATCGCGGTCGCGACATCGCCGACATAGACGGGCTGCAGCCGGGTGACGCCGCCGCCGATCAGCGGCAGTGCCGGCGACATCCTGGCAAGCGCCGCGAAACGGTTGGTGAACTGGTCCTCGGGCCCGAACACGACGGAAGGCCGCATGATTGTGGCCGAGGGTAGCGCCGACAGCACCGCCTTTTCACCGGCCGCCTTGGCGCTGGCGTAGCGCGACGGGGAGTTCTCGTCGGCGCCGATGGCCGAGACATGTACCATCCGGGCGCCGACCGCGCCGGCGGCCTTGGCTACCGTTTCCGCGCCCTGGCCCTGCACCGCGTCGAATGTCTGGGCGCCGCCTTCGGCCAGGATGCCGACCAGATTAATGGCGACGTGGGAATCACGCATCGCGGCTTCGATCGAGGCGGGGTAGCGCACATTGGCCTGGACGGCGTGGATCTGCCCGACCTTGCCCATCGGCTGCAGATGCCCGGCCAGTTCCGGCCGCCGCACCGCGACCCGGATCCGGTAATCGCGCTTGCAGAGCGCGCGGACCACGTGTCGTCCCAGAAAGCCCGATCCTCCGAAAACCGTGACCAATGTGTCCATATTCGATGCCATGGGGGTCAATTCCTGCCGGTCAAATTCGAAAAATCGCGAGCGTCTTTAGCGGTTTCGCGATACGCCAACACGCCCGCGCTGTACAGCGTATTTGGACGGCGTTTCGCCAATTTGACAAGCGCGCGACCGATCCGTAGTAACCGCCTCCAATGCCCAGGTGGCGGAATTGGTAGACGCGCTGGCTTCAGGTGCCAGTGGCTTAACGGCCGTGAAGGTTCGAGTCCTTTCCTGGGCACCATTTTATGCGGATTCGACGTGGTCGGGCCGGCGGATCAGCCGGCGCCGCCATGAAACGGTGAGGGACCGCCCCCGGTTCGGGCCGCCGTGGCGGGCTCGGACGCCCGCCTCAGACAATCTCCTTGCCCGCCTGATTCGCGACCGACTTCTGCACAAAGTACATCGCAATCAGCGAGAGGATCGACGTCGTCACGACGATGTATCCCAGCCGATCGAAATGCCGGAGCGAACCATCGGCATTTTGCGCGATGATCGCCGCGGCCAGAACCGACCCGAGCCCGCCCGAAAGCTGCTGCAGGGAAGCGCTGACCGCGCTGAATGAGCCGCGCTGGCTGGCTACGGGTATCGCTGAAATCAGCGCCTGCGACGGGATCATGCGGGAAAAGATCCCGACGAACATCAGCACATTGACGACGATCGCGGTCGTCAAGGTGACCTGACCGAGATGCGTGTAGATCAGCACCATGACGACGGAAACCGCACTGCCGAACACGAAGGTGGGGAACTTGCCGAAAGCGTCGCTCGCCCGGCCAACGAGGGGTCCTGTAAAAATGCTGAAGAAGCCGGAGACGAGATAGATCGTCGGGAGATGCACGATATCGATACCGAGATTGTGCACAGTGAAGGCGCTCCCGAACGGCATCAACATGAATCCGCCAGTCGCCAGTAACGTGGTCACCATAAACGCCAGCGTATAGCGCGGCTGTCCTATGGTCGCGATCAGGTGCGCAAAGGCGTTCTTGTCCTGCTTGAGCCGCAGATGACCGTTCACCGGCTGCATCAAAATCAGGACGGCGGCCATCGCTGCGATCGCCAACCCGACGATCGCGCCGAACGAGACGTGCCAGCTCCAATGATTGGAGAGAAAAAGCCCGACCGGAATACCGAGCACCTGGCTTGCCGCGAAGGCTGTCTGGACAAAGCCCATCACGCGACCTCGCAGGTGTAACGGGAAAAGGTCGGTGACAATCGCGAGCACGATCGAGCCGATCACGCCGCCGAACAAACCGGTGACGATTCGGCCGACCAGAAGCACATGATAATTCTGCGCAAGCGCGCAGAGAGCCGTTCCGAGGGTGAAGCCGACATAGAAGAATAATAGAAGGCGCTTGCGATCGAATCGATCGGCAAAACCCGCTGCCAGGATGCCCGAAATCCCGGCGCTGAAGGCGTAGGCCGAAACCGCCACGCCGAACTGCGCGGCGGTAATATTCAGCGCCGGCATGATGATGGCGCCGAGCGGCGACATGATAATGAAATCGAGAATGACCGTGAACTGGACGAACGCCAGCAACGCAACGAGGAGCGACTGGTAGCGTGAGAAGCCGCGTTCCTGTTCCTGCTGGTTGTCGATTGGTGCTGCCAGGGCTTGTTCGGTCATGACACTCATTCAAAAAAGAGAGAACGGACGGTCTTGCAGCGGCGCTTGCCGCACGTGCCGCAAAAGATGGGGTGGGTCTAGCGCGATTTCACGACCCCGGCGCAAAACAGAATTTTGTGCGGGGGACGTTCAAGAACGAAAAGCTGGCGAGAGGTTGTCGGATCCAAAGCGAAGTCTCGAAATATGGCTGCGTCGGGTTTCCGAACCGGTGGGATCTTTATTTTTTATTTCGATGGCGTAACGAGCAGTTTCAGCGCCTGCTCGGCGCGATGCATCGGCTCCAGGCTGCGATAGGTTCGTGCCAGCAACAACGCGCCCTCGAGCTGGCTGAGTACGGTGGTTGCGATTGTTTCCGATTTATCGGAAGCCATGCCGAAACGTTCCAGTCCGCGTCTGATTTCGTTTTCCCATTTCTGAAAGGCGTTACGGGTGGCTGCGCCGAGCACATCCGACTGTGCCGCGGTTTCAAGCGCCGTGGTTGCGATCGGGCACCCCTCTTTGTAGCCGGATTTCTCCAGATCGGATGCCATGCCACGCGCCACGCGCGTGAGAAACATTTCTGCGGTCTGGGACGTTTCGGCCGCGTGCGCGATGGCCTCGCGCACGGCTTCGCCGGCGAGCGTCAGCGCAGCTTCGCCGATTTCTTCCTTGCCGCCGGGAAAGTGGAAATAGAGCGAACCTCGGGGCGATCCGCCGGCCGCCAAGACGTCGTGGAGGGCTGTGCCATGATAGCCCTGCTGGCGAAATAACCGGGCTGCGGCGGCGATCGTTTTCCCTTTGGAATCAGATGGTTTTGCCATGCGTGAAAATATCAATTGCCAATCAGTATGTCGACCTTCATAATATGTATGTTAACCTACATAGTAGCCTTTCGACCCATAGCTTCGCCCTTGCAAAGGACCGCCATGACCCAACTTAGTGAAGAACAAGCCCGCGCCGCGATTGCGCCTTGGTACAGCCTGTTCAACATCGCCACCCGGGGCGACGTGAAAGCCATTCAGGAACAGATCCTCGCCGAAGATTATGAATCCTGCGCCGGCTATTTGCCGGGGGAATGCTGGGGCCGCGACACCTCGATCAAGGTGGTCTCGAACTTCGCCAACACGATTCCGGACATGAAGTTCGACATCAAGGAAATGCTGGTGGCAGGCGATCGCGTCATCGTACGGGGCGAGGTGACCGGCACGCCCGCTGGCGAATTATTCGGCGTGCCGCATGGCGGCAAGAGCTTCCGTATCATGGCCGTCGATATCCAGACCATCAGGGACGGCAAGATCGTAAAAACCTTCCATATGGAAAACTGGCTCAGCGCTATTGGGCAGCTGCGCGCCAAATAGGCGAAAAACCGCTGTTTGGGCCCTATTTTCCGGTCCGAGCGGCCCGCCTGCCGCTCGCCTCTTTAAGATTTGAGCGTTAGTGTCCTCAGTCGAATCGACCTGAGACACCGAGGCTTAATTTCATGACTATCCGGCTACATCGCGGCGATCTGCCCGATCTGTCCCGCTATACCGATTCGGTGGCGATCGATACCGAAACCATGGGGCTGCATCCGCACCGCGACCGGCTTTGCGTGGTGCAGATGTCAAATGGCGACGGCAGCGCCGACGTGGTGCAGATCCCGAAGGGTCACACCGACGCACCGAACCTGAAGGCGTTGCTGGCCAATCCGAAGATCACCAAAATCTTTCACTTCGCCCGGTTCGATCTCGCCGCCCTCTACAACGCGCTCGGGGTCATGCCGCAGCCGGTTTACTGCACCAAGATCGCCTCACGGCTCTGCCGCACCTACACCGATCGCCATGGCCTGAAGGATCTGGTGCGCGAGGTGCTCAACATCGATCTGTCGAAGCAGCAGCAATCCAGCGACTGGGGCGCGCAAAGTCTGAGCGAAGCACAACTGGCTTACGCGGCGTCCGACGTGCTGCATCTGCACGCCCTGCGCGAGCGGCTCGATGCCATGGTGGCGCGCGAGGGTCGGACGGAACTTGCGCGCGCCTGTTTCGAATTTCTGCCGACGCGGGCGAAACTCGATCTGCAAGGCTGGGATACCGAGGACATCTTCGCCCATTCGTAAGCGCCGGAATCGCGCCTCGTATAGGTCTCCGCCCCGTTTCGGACACACTCATGGGACGAGGTCCCCGGCTGCATCAGCCGGCGATCCGGGGTAGGATGGGAAAAGCGCGATCAGCAAAAGCCGGCACGCATTTTGTTGGACCAACGTCTGGTTTGTCTTGGGATCGGGCTTAACTGGGATCGGGCTCAAACCTATTGACGGCGAGCCTGCCCTTTTTCGCCAGCGCATTCAGTTTGGCGGACCATGGACGAACGGCGCCAGCGCTTTGGAGCAGCGGTGAATTCGGTTCAAAGCCCAGCCTATGACGATCCCGGATTGGAGGCGCGCTTCGCCGTCGCGGCGCGCCACAGCCGGATGGTGCGGGTGCTGCGCATCGCAGTCCCGGCGCTCGTGGTGCTGTCGCTGGCGTCGATCGTCGCGGTGTCGATCTTCAATCCGTTCCGGATGCTGCTGCCTAAATTACCGCTCGACACCGGCAATCTCGTCGTCTCCGGAACCAAGATCACGATGGAATCCCCGCATCTGTCCGGCTACACGACCGATCGGCGGCCGTACGAAGTCTGGGCAAACACCGCCGTGCAGGACGTAACCGATCCTGACCATCTCGACCTCAGTATTCTTCGCGCCAAGCTCCTGATGGAAGATCAGTCGACCCTGACGATGGATGCCAAAAAAGGCTTCATGAATACCAAGGATCAGCAGCTGGAATTGCATAAGGATATCTTTTTGCAAACCTCGACAGGCTACGAAGCGCGTCTGAGCCAGGCGTTTGTCGACATGGGCAAGGGCACGGTCACATCGGATGAACATGTCGACGTCAAACTGACCAACGGAACGCTTACTTCCGACAGGCTCAGGATTACCGGAAGCGGCGAGGTGATAACATTCGAAGGCAATGTCGTGATGCATCTGGACAAGCTGCCTGACCCGGATCCGCCGACGCAGTCGGCCACCGCAGAGGCGGAGCCTGTAGCGCCGGAACCTGCGCCTGCTCATCCCGGCAAGTTGCGGTCTTCGTCCCACAAGAGCGCCAATCCGAAATGATGATCATGAAGATGTTTTTCCGGCGCCAGACCAGGATCATGCAGATCGCCCGTTGCGTCGGCGTGTCCGCTGTCGCGTTCGCACTACTCCTGGCGGGTGATGCCCGCGCACAGAGTGCGGTGCAGGGCGTGCCCAATGCCATGCAGGGCTTTTCGCAGAACCGCGACCAGCCAATCCAGATCGAAGCCGCGACGCTGGAGATGCGCGACAAGAAAAAGGAAGCAACGTTTTCCGGCAATGTGAAGGTGGTGCAGGGCGATACCACCATGACGTCGAAGACGCTCGTGGTGTTCTACGATTCTAGCTCGCCTGCGGCCGCGGCCGGCGCGCCGGGGGCCAATGCGAAAGCGCCAGCTAAATCGGCGCCGACGCCGTCCGCACCGATCCAGTCCGCTACCCCGGGGCCCGGCGGCAGCTCGTCGATTCGCCGGCTGGAAGCCCGAGGTAACGTCGTCGTCACCCAGAAGGATCAGGTCGTGACCGGCGAAACCGCGGTGTTCGACACCAAGACCAATCTCGTCACCATGCTTGGCGGCGTGGTTCTGACCCAGGGCAAGAACGTGCTGCGCGGCGACCGGCTGATGGTAGACATGACGACCGGCGTGTCGCGGGTCGAATCGGATAGCGGCAAGGTCCAGGGCCTGTTCATCTCGTCCGGCCAGGGCGGCGGTCCGGGTATCCCGGGTCTCGCCTCTCCCGCCCCGGGGGCGGCACCGGGAGCAACCAAACCGAAATAATATCAATCACTTGTAGGTTAGGTGCACCTGCTACGGTTGAAGCTGGCTGCACGAACCTCTATCTACGGCCAGCCGGCGCGGGGGACAGACGCCTCTAAATCGAGGTGTTTTGCTGGGCAATGGATATCCATTCATTCATGGTTCGCGAGCGAATCGAATCGCCCCGGGCATGTCGTGGGATCTCCGTGAGAGGCTGAGCAACGGAAAGGCTGAGCAAGCGGCGATGGTGGATTTACTCAGCATGTTCCGGCGACGTCCGGCGAAGCGCAAGCCGCCAGGATTTGCGCGCTCGCATGACGACATCACCGCGCTCGGCGATTCCCTCGGCGGCATGCTGACAAGCGCGGTGCGCGATGCGCCGCCGATTGCGCGCGATGCCCCGGTGCCGCGAATTGATCCGCCTCACGCCGATCCGCCACGCGCTGAACGGCCGCCTCCGGCCCAGGAGCCGCGTCCGCGGCCCAAAGCCAAGACCAACGGCGCGGCGGCCGCTGCCCCGCGGCTATTGAAGCGGCCGGGCTACCTGGCTGTGCATAGCGTGGAAAAGAGTTTCGGCACCCGCCAGGTGGTGCGCGGCGTCAGCATCTATGTTCGCCGCGGCGAAGCGGTCGGTTTGCTGGGTCCGAATGGCGCCGGCAAGACCACGGTGTTCTACATGATCACCGGCCTGATTCCGGCCGATCGCGGCGCGATCGAGCTCGACGGCCACGACGTCACCAAGCTGCCAATGTATCAGCGCGCCCGGCTCGGAATCGGCTATTTGCCGCAGGAGGCCTCGATCTTCCGTGGCCTTTCGGTGGAGCAGAATATCCGTGCGGTGCTCGAAGTCGTCGAGCCCAACAAGAAGAAGCGCGAGGCCGAACTGGATTCACTCCTCGATGAATTCAACATCACGCGCCTGCGTAAAACGCCGTCGATCGCGCTCTCCGGCGGCGAGCGTCGCCGCGTCGAGATCGCGCGTGCGCTGGCGACGCGGCCCAATTACATGCTGCTCGACGAACCGTTCGCCGGCATCGATCCGATCGCGGTGGGCGACATTCAGGATCTGGTCCGCCATCTCACCAATCGCGGCATCGGCGTCTTGATTACCGACCACAATGTGCGGGAAACGCTTGGCCTGACCGACCGCGCCTATATCGTCTATGCCGGCGAGATCTTGACAGAAGGCAGCCCGGACGAGATCGTCAACGATCCGGATGTCCGGCGCCTTTACCTTGGCGAGGAATTCCGCCTCTAATCAATTTTTCTAATCAGTCAAGCCGTGTACATCGGCCTTGGACTAAGTTAAGCAAGAATCGGACCAACTTCAGGGAACGGTTCTTGCCTTCATGGCGCTGACGCAGAGATTAGAGTTCCGCCAGTCGCAGTCGCTGGTAATGACGCCGCAGCTGATGCAGGCGATCAAGCTGCTGCAACTGTCTAATCTCGACCTCTCGGCCTTTGTCGAGGAGGAACTGGAGCGAAATCCGCTGCTCGAGCGCGCCAGCGACGGCCCTGAGTCTCCGGTGGCGGGCGAACCGGGACCGGAACGGCCCGATTTTTCCGATTCCGACGATTCATCTTACGGCGACGCAAGCGCCGACCGCACCGAAATGGGCCACGGGCCGGCTGGCGACGGTTCTGAGCCGGTGCAGGAAGAATGGCTCAATAGCGATCTCGGCAGCCGCGCGGAGATCGAGCAGACCCTCGACACCGGCCTCGACAACGTGTTCACCGAAGAGCCGGCCGAGGCTGCGGCGCGAACCGCGCAGGACGCGGCGCCGACCGCCTATACGGAATGGGGCGGCGGCGCCTCCAACGACGACGAATATAATCTCGAAGCCTTCGTCGCCGCGGAAGTGACGCTTGGCGGCCATCTCGCCGAGCAACTGGCGGTAGCGATCGCTGCGCCGGCGCAACGCATGATCGGGCAATATCTGATCGACCTGGTGGACGAGGCCGGCTATTTGCCGGCCGATCTGGGACAGGCCGCCGAGCGGCTCGGCGCGTCGTCGCAAGACGTGGAAGCCGTGCTCGCGGTGCTGCAGAAGTTCGACCCGCCCGGGATCTGCGCGCGTAACCTGAGCGAGTGCCTTGCGATCCAGTTGCGCGAACTCAATCGTTACGATCCCGCGATGCAGGCGCTGGTCGAGCATCTGGATCTGCTCGCCAAACGCGATATAGCGGCGCTGCGGAAACTGTGCGGCGTCGATGATGACGATATCGCCGAAATGATCGGCGAAATTCGCCGCCTCGATCCCAAGCCCGGCTTGAAGTTCGGCGCCTCGCGAATGCAGACCGTGGTGCCGGATGTCTATGTGCGGCCCGGCCCCGACGGCGGCTGGCATGTCGAACTCAACAGCGACACGTTGCCGCGCGTGCTGGTCAATCAGGTCTATTACACCGAGCTGTCGAAGACGATCCGCAAGGACGGCGACAAATCCTATTTCACCGATTGCCTGCAGAATGCCACCTGGCTGGTGCGCGCGCTCGATCAGCGCGCCCGCACCATCCTGAAGGTCGCGACCGAAATCGTGCGCCAGCAGGACGGCTTCTTTACCCACGGCGTGGCGCACCTAAGGCCGCTTAATCTCAAGGCGGTCGCCGACGCGATCCAGATGCATGAATCGACGGTGTCGCGGGTGACCGCCAACAAATACATGGCGACCAATCGCGGCAGTTTCGAATTGAAGTATTTCTTCACCGCGTCGATCGCATCCGCCGACGGCGGCGAGGCCCATTCCGCGGAGGCTGTGCGTCACCACATCAAGCAATTGATCGATGCGGAAGATCCGGCGACGATCCTTTCCGACGACACCATCGTGGAACGATTGCGCGCATCCGGCATTGATATCGCCCGCCGCACCGTTGCGAAATATCGCGAGGCGATGCGAATACCGTCCTCGGTGCAGCGCCGCCGTGACAAACAGAGCATGCTTGGTAATGCCCTTTCGGCCTCTGCCGCACCTTCCGACCGCTCCCGCGACACCGCGCCGGCCTGATTGCGTGCCGGCCAAATCGGAATAGTCTCGGCTCCATTCCAGAACCAATCGAGGCCATCAACATGACCCTTCGGATCTCGGGAAAAAGCATCAGCATCGGCGAGGCGCTGCGCGGCCGCGTCAGCGAGCGCACCGAGGAAGTCCTTCGCAAATATTTCGATGGCAATTACTCCGGCCACATCACGCTCAGCAAGGACGGCTTCGGTTTCCGCACCGACTGCGCGCTGCATCTGGATTCCGGCATCACGCTGGAGGCCGATTCCAACGCTCCCGATGCCTATGCCAGCGCCGATCAGGCGCTGCTGATGATCGAAAAACGGCTGCGCCGCTACAAGAGCCGTCTCAAGGACCGCTCGGCCCGCAAGGCCTATGTTGCATCCGCAGCCCTTGCGGAGATCGCGGCGCCAACGCTGGATGCGCCGAGCTATGTGATCGAAGCGCCGGCGTCCGACGGCGAATCCGAGATGGATAGCTACAACGCCGTGATTATCGCGGAGGCGACGACATCGCTGAAACGGCTGTCGGTCAGCGAGGCGGTGATGGAACTGGACCTGACCGGTGCCGCCTGCATGGTATTCCAGCACG is part of the Bradyrhizobium canariense genome and encodes:
- a CDS encoding undecaprenyl-diphosphate phosphatase gives rise to the protein MMSDTLRAVILGIIEGVTEFLPVSSTGHLLLAERFFNLGEGSFWNSFTVLIQLGAILAILALYFVKLWNVALGMFTNSDDRRFVIGVLVAFLPAAVIGAALGGFIKSYLFNPWVVCFSLIVGGAVLLWVDQLDHDPHEHDATKFPLPMYLTIGFAQCLAMIPGVSRSGASIVAAMLLGADKRAAAEFSFFLAIPTMVGAFAYDFYKNRADMNTEHLGIVAIGFVVSFITALIVVKTFLNYVTRNGFTLFAWWRVVVGTLGLIALAMGK
- a CDS encoding complex I NDUFA9 subunit family protein encodes the protein MASNMDTLVTVFGGSGFLGRHVVRALCKRDYRIRVAVRRPELAGHLQPMGKVGQIHAVQANVRYPASIEAAMRDSHVAINLVGILAEGGAQTFDAVQGQGAETVAKAAGAVGARMVHVSAIGADENSPSRYASAKAAGEKAVLSALPSATIMRPSVVFGPEDQFTNRFAALARMSPALPLIGGGVTRLQPVYVGDVATAIADAVDGKTKAGATYELGGPEVLTMREIMEIILATAERHRMLVSLPFELAKLQAMFLQFAPGALKLTPDQVILLRSDNVVSDAAKAAGLTLEGLGITPDSLEAIAPQYLWRFRAAGQFQKKSA
- a CDS encoding MFS transporter, which gives rise to MTEQALAAPIDNQQEQERGFSRYQSLLVALLAFVQFTVILDFIIMSPLGAIIMPALNITAAQFGVAVSAYAFSAGISGILAAGFADRFDRKRLLLFFYVGFTLGTALCALAQNYHVLLVGRIVTGLFGGVIGSIVLAIVTDLFPLHLRGRVMGFVQTAFAASQVLGIPVGLFLSNHWSWHVSFGAIVGLAIAAMAAVLILMQPVNGHLRLKQDKNAFAHLIATIGQPRYTLAFMVTTLLATGGFMLMPFGSAFTVHNLGIDIVHLPTIYLVSGFFSIFTGPLVGRASDAFGKFPTFVFGSAVSVVMVLIYTHLGQVTLTTAIVVNVLMFVGIFSRMIPSQALISAIPVASQRGSFSAVSASLQQLSGGLGSVLAAAIIAQNADGSLRHFDRLGYIVVTTSILSLIAMYFVQKSVANQAGKEIV
- a CDS encoding TetR/AcrR family transcriptional regulator, with the protein product MAKPSDSKGKTIAAAARLFRQQGYHGTALHDVLAAGGSPRGSLYFHFPGGKEEIGEAALTLAGEAVREAIAHAAETSQTAEMFLTRVARGMASDLEKSGYKEGCPIATTALETAAQSDVLGAATRNAFQKWENEIRRGLERFGMASDKSETIATTVLSQLEGALLLARTYRSLEPMHRAEQALKLLVTPSK
- a CDS encoding ester cyclase, which codes for MTQLSEEQARAAIAPWYSLFNIATRGDVKAIQEQILAEDYESCAGYLPGECWGRDTSIKVVSNFANTIPDMKFDIKEMLVAGDRVIVRGEVTGTPAGELFGVPHGGKSFRIMAVDIQTIRDGKIVKTFHMENWLSAIGQLRAK
- a CDS encoding ribonuclease D, coding for MTIRLHRGDLPDLSRYTDSVAIDTETMGLHPHRDRLCVVQMSNGDGSADVVQIPKGHTDAPNLKALLANPKITKIFHFARFDLAALYNALGVMPQPVYCTKIASRLCRTYTDRHGLKDLVREVLNIDLSKQQQSSDWGAQSLSEAQLAYAASDVLHLHALRERLDAMVAREGRTELARACFEFLPTRAKLDLQGWDTEDIFAHS
- the lptC gene encoding LPS export ABC transporter periplasmic protein LptC, yielding MNSVQSPAYDDPGLEARFAVAARHSRMVRVLRIAVPALVVLSLASIVAVSIFNPFRMLLPKLPLDTGNLVVSGTKITMESPHLSGYTTDRRPYEVWANTAVQDVTDPDHLDLSILRAKLLMEDQSTLTMDAKKGFMNTKDQQLELHKDIFLQTSTGYEARLSQAFVDMGKGTVTSDEHVDVKLTNGTLTSDRLRITGSGEVITFEGNVVMHLDKLPDPDPPTQSATAEAEPVAPEPAPAHPGKLRSSSHKSANPK
- a CDS encoding LptA/OstA family protein; protein product: MMIMKMFFRRQTRIMQIARCVGVSAVAFALLLAGDARAQSAVQGVPNAMQGFSQNRDQPIQIEAATLEMRDKKKEATFSGNVKVVQGDTTMTSKTLVVFYDSSSPAAAAGAPGANAKAPAKSAPTPSAPIQSATPGPGGSSSIRRLEARGNVVVTQKDQVVTGETAVFDTKTNLVTMLGGVVLTQGKNVLRGDRLMVDMTTGVSRVESDSGKVQGLFISSGQGGGPGIPGLASPAPGAAPGATKPK
- the lptB gene encoding LPS export ABC transporter ATP-binding protein: MVDLLSMFRRRPAKRKPPGFARSHDDITALGDSLGGMLTSAVRDAPPIARDAPVPRIDPPHADPPRAERPPPAQEPRPRPKAKTNGAAAAAPRLLKRPGYLAVHSVEKSFGTRQVVRGVSIYVRRGEAVGLLGPNGAGKTTVFYMITGLIPADRGAIELDGHDVTKLPMYQRARLGIGYLPQEASIFRGLSVEQNIRAVLEVVEPNKKKREAELDSLLDEFNITRLRKTPSIALSGGERRRVEIARALATRPNYMLLDEPFAGIDPIAVGDIQDLVRHLTNRGIGVLITDHNVRETLGLTDRAYIVYAGEILTEGSPDEIVNDPDVRRLYLGEEFRL
- the rpoN gene encoding RNA polymerase factor sigma-54, with the protein product MALTQRLEFRQSQSLVMTPQLMQAIKLLQLSNLDLSAFVEEELERNPLLERASDGPESPVAGEPGPERPDFSDSDDSSYGDASADRTEMGHGPAGDGSEPVQEEWLNSDLGSRAEIEQTLDTGLDNVFTEEPAEAAARTAQDAAPTAYTEWGGGASNDDEYNLEAFVAAEVTLGGHLAEQLAVAIAAPAQRMIGQYLIDLVDEAGYLPADLGQAAERLGASSQDVEAVLAVLQKFDPPGICARNLSECLAIQLRELNRYDPAMQALVEHLDLLAKRDIAALRKLCGVDDDDIAEMIGEIRRLDPKPGLKFGASRMQTVVPDVYVRPGPDGGWHVELNSDTLPRVLVNQVYYTELSKTIRKDGDKSYFTDCLQNATWLVRALDQRARTILKVATEIVRQQDGFFTHGVAHLRPLNLKAVADAIQMHESTVSRVTANKYMATNRGSFELKYFFTASIASADGGEAHSAEAVRHHIKQLIDAEDPATILSDDTIVERLRASGIDIARRTVAKYREAMRIPSSVQRRRDKQSMLGNALSASAAPSDRSRDTAPA
- the hpf gene encoding ribosome hibernation-promoting factor, HPF/YfiA family, which translates into the protein MTLRISGKSISIGEALRGRVSERTEEVLRKYFDGNYSGHITLSKDGFGFRTDCALHLDSGITLEADSNAPDAYASADQALLMIEKRLRRYKSRLKDRSARKAYVASAALAEIAAPTLDAPSYVIEAPASDGESEMDSYNAVIIAEATTSLKRLSVSEAVMELDLTGAACMVFQHGSSGRVNIIYRRADGNVGWIDPPSVTAGE